AGGGGGTCATGTCACCGTCAGACTTTTTCCCAATTAGCCTTATTCATAGTGTTAGCAAGATAATAACCAAGATCTTGGCTCTTCGCCTTGCCCTGCTGCTGAGCTCTCTCATCTCAAACTGCCAGAGTGCTTTCATCTCCATGCATTCGATTTATGACAATTTCAAGTTGGTGCATTCTACTGCACGGTTGCTTAAGAAAACCAAGAGGCCTAAGATCCTTTTCAAATTAGACATTTCTAAATCCTTCAATTTCATGAATTGGGCTTTCCTCTTGTTGGTTCTTCGTTGTTGGGGTCTCGGCAACCGTGATGCAGCTGGATTGAGGTCATTTTGGGATCCTCTTTAACTCAGATTCTACTCAATGGTTCCCCAGGCTTGCTCTGTGCCATGCTCGAGGCTTGCGATAGGGTGACTCTatagcatctaggtccctagctaagtgttaagtgttttggtgattaatgacaattgtatcattatgactaacatgcatattttgaagggaataaaaatttagttcacaatgttAATTAGGTATTCTTGGTTCCTAAGTTGAACTCATGGACGATCAAATGACTTGAGTATCAAAATtaaagatcttctagttctaagtgtcacaaggagatgaatgacacttagtGTAGTATAGGTTCCTTTTTGGTAGTCttttgactgtactataaatagaggctaaaagtagtagctttacctaggtgagtctagataTGCACACTTGTGCaactctagcactaggtagctcagagaagcctaTGGATAAGTTGccgagaagttagaactcaaaattggttgaattggatgagttcagaaGAAAATACCTACAACGGATTGTCCGGCGATCTTGAAGATGAACTCGACGGAGTATTCTTGGTTCAATTCAGAAAGTTGTTGAGTGCACCAAATGGTCCATCGATCTACAAAGTCATTTGCACCAGAGCATCTTTTGGGTGACTTGGCCAGAAAAACAATAAgtccacgccggatggtctagcGCTATGCGGGATGAACACGCCATAGTGCTTTGACTCAGAAGGCCAATTTGAGtttacacatcggatggtccggcattgAGGATGAAGAACGTTAGAGCATTTTATGCTGAACAAGATTTTTGACAGAAGAATTGTGTGTgcatgctggatggtccggcgttcacCGGATGATATCTCCAGAGCAATTTCTGCAGAGAAGAAATTTCAAATTGATTTCTGTgtttgtacatgccggatggtccggcacgtgaaccggaggcttcaccgaagTATTTTTCGCAGTAACGtctaatgacagctggcacagtTTAGACTTTGAAAATGTACATGTCGGATAGTCCGGCATGGGTGAGGTGCACGCCCGAACCTTCTGATGTTCATGAAAAGTTGGGTTGTTGGGCAACTGCTAGatttagcctataaatacccctacttattcaatttaatctcttgcgacccagaggagttcatacactgtgtatcatcaagaagtaagagagagcacttgagttgatttccaaatccctaattgaagattaaggatgtCATTAGTACttcaagagtagcaagtgtgcatctatctatagtctaggcttgatcatagtcaagtgaagctattggtttgTTACTCTTGTTGGTTTGCAACACCAGCCGGtatttggtgattggaggtgtctcgaTGAGCTCTTGGAATTATTGTGGAATCCCTGGGAAGAGCtatatacttggtttgatgcccgctaattcggagatggagaagtggcaatcatgagcgagcacttgagtcttggtaactcaaagggagcgatatccttggtggatgctccaacgaagACTTGGGGTGAGTGCCAAATCCTtgatacctcaggaaaaaattTGATATTCTCTCGTCCATTTCTTTACTATTttgtaatttaatttgagcatttacattatTGCAAGTTTTCAATTCTGCATTTAcatagtgtctttgcttgctagTTGTGTTGTCTTCTTCTAACTTGTTCGTGTTGTTGCATTTCCTTTCTTCCAGGCTAAAGTTGGTAattgttctagaattcggtagaagttttaattgcccaattcacccccccccccccctcttttggGCCATTTGATCCTTTCAAACTCGCTCTCAGCTTTCCTTTTCATGCTGGTCATGGACACACTTGCCCTCATCTTTGAAGGCAGACGAGGCTAGTATCATTGATTCTATGGGACATAACTCAATTCTACACCGTTGTTCTCTCTACGTGGATGACGTTGTTCTTTTAATGTCATCAACCTCACTGGATATCCAAGCTCACTTGGCCATCATTCAATTCTTCGGGGCAGTAAATGGGCTCAAAACAAACTTGGACAAATGTGTGGTCGTTCCCATtagttgtgttgatgatgacgTATCCACTTCCCGTGAGAACCCCCCTTGTGTCTTATCATCCTTCCCATTTTGGTATCTAGGAGTCCCTCTGACGGTCGGTCATCTCTGCAAGAATCCTCTGCAACCAGTGGTAGACAAGGTTGCTGTTAGACTCCCCATCTGGCAAGCCAAACTGATTTCTAAACCAGGATGTGCCACTCTGGTGAGATTTGTGCTATCCCCAACTCCCATCCATACGCTACCCTCCATTATGGTTCCACCGAGGGTGATCAAGGAGGTTGACAAGGTTAGAAAAGCCTTCCTTTGGGCTAGGGAGAAATCCTCATCTGGCGGCCATAGCTCTCTCATGTGGTCTACTGTTTGTCATCTGTTAGAATTTGGTGGCCTTGGCATTCAAGATCTCTGGTTGGCCGACCTAGCCCAGCGCCTTAGATGGATCTGGTGGCAGCGGTGTAACCCATCAAAGCCGTGGGCTGCACTACCACTGCACCATGAAAGGCAAGTTGTGGCGTTGTTCGATGCTTCCACCAGTTTTGTTGTCGAGAATGGTAAATCCATGTTCTTCTGGACTAACGCTTGGCTTCATGGCCACTCTATCTATTTCTTGGCTCCCGATTTCTTCAGGTGCATTACTTTGAATGCTTCCAggagagaatagttgaggattCTTTACAAAACCAGCGATggatccaggatattattggcCTCTTATCCGTGCCTGCTTTAAGCCATTACCTGCAGCTTTGGAGCCAACTTGAGTCCATCACCCTGAGCAATGAGGAAGACCGTGTTGTTTGGAAGTGGTCTTCTTCCGGCCAATGCCAATACTCTGCCAGCTCGGCGAATCACCTCATGTTCAATGGCTGCATCCGTTTTGGGGGTGCAACGATGTTATGGAGGTCTTGGGCACCCGCGAAGGTCAAATTCTTCGGCTTGCTTGCACTTCACGTCATACTATGGACAGCGACACGTAGGAGATGGCATGGCCTCCAAATCGATGATGCATGCGCACATTATTCCCAACTGCTAGAGACTGCATATCACCTCCTGTTAGACTACTGCTTGGCCAGGGAAATTTGGTGGCGGGTGTTGGAGTACTTACTCCTTATGCAGACATTTCGATACTTGATTAGTGATCACATACTCGGAGAAGGGTGGCCATATACTTTCGGAGAGGACTGGACTCCCTAACCCTCTTGATCTGTTAGAGGATTTGGCTCTCGCGTAACGATGTAATCTTCAACAACCAACATATCTCCTCGATTCCTTGGTGGCGTTGGTCTGGGACGACGTTGATCGTTGGTGTGGCGCTGGGGCTAAGCACCTTGCCATACTTAGAGAGTGGTTGCGTGTATTTGGCTCCATAATCTGATCACCTACAACTTCCTTTTCTGTTTTAGTTATCCTTTACCTTGTAATTTCCTTGTCATGTTCCCTTCTACAGGCTAAGACCTGTTAAGGTTGTTGTGTAATCTCAATTTTTTCTCCTCTTAATAAAAAGATGCGCAGCTCTACTGCGTattctagaagaaaaaaaaaagaaggaactTCTTCAACTTAGCTAGGATTTGAGATTTTTTAAGAACTTGACTAAAACTCAAAGCCACATATTCCTCCATTTTTTTCAATACTGGCCAATTCTTCTCTAAGAAGCCGGCTGCCAAATTAGCTCCCTAACCTTTGATGGAGCATCTAAATTTTTTGAGCTTGGCAAGAATATTGTCAAACAATCCCCCTTGGAATGTCCTCATTCCAAATTTGTTTGACCTCATTCATAAAAGACCCTTGGTCTAACCATGACAACTCAAATTTGAAATGAGGTCTGGATTGTTTATTATCAAGGGAAGTAGAAATAATAAGAACATTATGGTCAGAAAGGTTTCTAGATAATTTCTGAACAATTGTGAGAGGATACAACTATTCCCTTTTATTAGAAACCAGAATTCTATCTAGCTTCTCTAAGGTGGGGTTGGCTCTATAGACCAGGTAAAACCACCACCACTCATGTGAAGCTCTGTAAGCTCATAACAATGAATGATGTTATTAAACATATCAGAATATGAATGGAGATTTGTAGCTCTATTCTTCTCGGTGGAGTATctcaaaatattaaaatcacCACCCAACACCAAAAGGAGATATATATGAGAGCAGAAATTAGAAAGCTCAGAAAGAAACTGCAATTTAAACTTGTCGTGCGCAGCACCATATGCATTGATAGTAGACCATTTATGTTTAAGCTGTCTATCACAGACATCAACTTGCAGCGAGAATAGACCATATTTAACATGATCAAGATCAAAGGAGTCTTGATTAATTCCACTAAGAAGCCCCCAGATATACCACGAGAAGGTATCCACTCCCAATGAAACTTCAAAGGGGGGTCAATTTTTCTGAATACAGAAGGAGAAAATTCTGCTTTTTTTATTTCCTGCaaacaaataaaatccaaattttgccaaaaaaataaGATCTCTCAGCACTCATGCCTGTCTTATTAAAAACTCTACAGTTCCAGAAACAACCATCCTTTATGTTTCTTAGTCTTTTTTCTAACCTCCCTCACAGATTTCTTTGAGCTTTTCAACTGTTGCTAGGCCGAGGATTTTGACCTTTAGATGTCTCCGTAACTGATTTTCATCCGTAGACAGAGCACCCTATCTTCCCTCGCTGCATCTAGCCTTGCAATCACCTCCATCGCAATGGCAAACGGGCTCGCAGCTCGAAGACATATGTACCGTGCATCGGCGCATGCATAGCAAGTATTGAAGTATGGCTGATGAAAGAAAGGCCTTTCCCGCTTGTGGACTTCGTCTCGTCCCGTCTTTAGGCCAGCTCCTGTGCGGCGCCTTGTGGAACGCCCGGGGTTGCCGAACGACGTTTTGTGCAGGGGTGCGCTCGGCGAGCAGGAGCGAGCTGAGCGGCAACGGCTGCGGCCCTCTGAGCCCGACGAGCGCGATCCGTCATCGAGGGGGTTACGGAGGAGCAAACGAACGCAAATCATAAATCTGCCCTCCAGATATTTCgctcattttttttgttttttgcttcgtgaaaaaaaatgtgaatACTACCTTGATCCTTTCTTACTTCTCATTTGGGATATAGATAAGGTCTCCAATGTATACGTTTGATTAttaatttttctaagtatttgttttcaaaagttatttaaaatataattatttgaaaatattttctattacaAATGTATTaatatcattttatgtgataaatcttaatatttttatatagattaGTTGTTAAAGATTATTAAGTTTGACTACACACATCCGTAAATATCATCTATTTGAAAACAAAATGAGTGATTCATGTGGTATATGGTTAACTATTTTACATGAATTCATGCATTAAGCCAAGCAAAATTTTGGTTGTGTCTACAAAATAAGGCCTTCATTTGGTTGAGATTAAATTTTAGCCATACCTAAAAAAGATTCGACCATCCAAAATTTTCCTTCTGCAAAACCCATCAAAATTTCTGCTTGGGTCACAAACGTCATTTTCTAGCCCTAACTTTGAACTCTGACCGTGACCAATATTTAATCGGATTTTTTGGGGTCAATAACAACAAACCCAGTGTGCAGTAAACATCCAATGCTGCCCCGATGAGGTGAGAAGTCATCGCTCACCTTGTGTAGAGGTAAATACTAATAATTGCCTGATGAAACGACGTTCTCACCGACTAATTATTAGCATTGTTGCCCTCTTTTTTCCACTAATATCTTTCAGTTTTAGTTATTCTGCACCTTTCAATTTGGGAATGAATCTCAGCGCAACAGCTGCAATAGAGCTGATAATAAGTAGAAATATCGAATGCGACAACGCCAAGACTTTCCATGAATAAGCAGCGTTATATCAATACTTTAGTCTGCTGTCAAACAATAGCATATAGCAATTTCCTGTCAAGTTCAAAAAATGGGATCAAAACTCCAAAGACTGCATTCCTGGTATGCACTCTATACATGCACTAGTCTATAACTGTAATCGTGAAAAATTACACAGTTTGTATTGGCCTCTACCAATAAAATACAAATCGAGTGAACTCAATCAGGGTGCAATATTCACCAATAATAAGGCCTTTCCCCACGTCAGTGATATAATCACCTTCAGCAGAAATCCGATCAAATATAATGCCAATCAAGCCATGCCTGGAAGAAGGCAAGAAGCACCAGTTCTGGCACTAGTGCAACAATACATTTTATTTTCCGTTTAGACCCGCTGTCCTGAGATGGTTCATGAACGCCAACTGAACAAAGTTGATCTGTATGGAATCAAGAGACTGTTGTCATCTTGGCTGAAGCATAAATACTGACAAAACATGTTTACGCGGATGAATGCATATTTGGCCAAAGTAAACGCTATTCTATAAGcagcataaataaataaaaccaTTTGTTTCAATATCCTTTGATGTTGTTATGCTTAATTTGCAAAATGCATCACAACCAAAATATTTGGCTGCTAGGTTACATGCATTTGCGCTGTGTAAAGCTTAAGACAACATCGTCGAAACCTTGCCCTATGTGAAAATTATGACATAAGAATAAATTACAGGATGATAATTTCCATTCTATTCAGTCTAAAGAATGAGAATGAGCTTTGAAGCAGACATCATAAATCTTAAGGCAACATCAGGGGTGCCAATTAGCAACAATAAACAAAGAAgtgggtcttttttttttcagaagaaAAGCAGCAATCAAAGAAAAAAGTTACCAGAAAAGCGATTGTGGTACTGATGAGGGTCCCTCAGCGCTTAGACCTTCACGAGCTGCACTGCCCCCAGTAGCTGACAGTGTTTTGTTTTCACTGTCAGCTGCTGAATCGGAATCAGCCTTGCTAGTACCGTTTACACAGTAGTTCTGCAGCCACCTATCAGTCTCCCAGAGGAGGTGCATAATACTCTCCCTCGCAGAGTACCCATGGCTCTCAAAAGGAAGTATCACCAAACGAGACAACGCACCATGACCTTTCAAGGCATTGAAGAATCGGTCCGACTgtaacataaaaataaaaagacataattaaataataacaCTCAACAATTAGCTAAACAATGCAGACTACGAACATCCACTAACCAGGAAAAAGAATAAAGAGGACATCAAATTATAACAACATAGAGGATATTTTCCTCCAAAAACAATGCAGAAGACAATCAGAAGCGATCAAATCATTTCAATTTACTAGGTAAGGTACTGGAAATCAAGCAGATCCAATTTCACATGTGCAAAATGAAAATTGGTTACCTGGAACAATAAAAAGTTCTTAGGTCCTGGTAACATGTTTGTATTACTCTACCTCTATCACTATAGAGGTTTTGGTCATTCGCGCAATTTCAGCATGGAAAATAATATAGTTGCTATTTGCAACGATCAATTATAaacatgtcaaatttgaattagtgATAAAAACTGCTTGAGAAAACTTCAAACATCATATATGGCGAGAAGCAGATAAACAATGAACACTCTTTTCTAGAGCGATTGATATATCTGATAGGCTGTGAGTAAGCGTAGGCTTGTACATAAGACTTGACCTGCATTGTCAATGTTCCAGGATTGTTGTCCTGCTCTCCATGGATAAGTAAAATTGGTTTCTTGATTTTGTTTGCAGACATGAAAGGGCTCATCTCGACATAGGTGTTTGTTGCTTCCCAGAGTGTTCTATCCTCGTTCTGCAGAAAAATGCAGGTTGTTAATAAAGACTAAAAAACTATTCCACATATAGGCAGTTGCCTATTCAGCATTTGTATGTACCTGAAACCCAAATGGAGTTAGAGTCCTGTTGTAAGCTCCAGAACGAGCAATCCCGCAGCAGAAAATATGAGAAGCGTGAGCTAAGAGATTGGCTGTCATGAATGCACCATATGAATGACCACCAACAGCAATTTTATCAGGGTGAGCCACCTAAagaaatgcaacaaaaaaagaTCACGTCAACTCTTGGAAGGCATTTCTCAGGATAGAAGAACATTTCAAGCACATTTGCAGAACGAAAAGGCTCCACGTATGAATGAACTTTACAGACTGATTTCATAAAAATCACTCACTAGTGGGTCGTGTGACTGCAACaaactcatttttttaaaacatcatTTGTATGCACAAAGAGGTAGAAAAGGCTCACCCCTCTTTTAACAACTTCCTCAACTGCAGCCTCTGCACTTGCTACTAGTTGCTCCACGTACCTACAAAATTGTTTGCAATATTAAAATAATGAATATACTATGGTACAATAGCATAGTTCAAAATTCTCTAGTCCTGGAGAAGGAAATGGAATAGAGCACAGGTAGAAAATATACTTGTCATTGGCCTCTTCATCACCTTCACCAATAATTGGGATTGTCGGACCCGACAGGATAGCAAACCTGCAGGCCAAAGTGTTGAGTGCGTGTGCGTGTACCAGAAAGAAACATATTTGCAAGACatgcattaaaaaaaagagtgacTTTAGAAATTTTTAAATGGTTGAAGGAGTGTAGGGTGTTCTTTCTGCCTTTGTGAGCCAGCATTGGGACAAGTTGTATGCATAATCTATTATTCATgaatagcaagaagagaaaaataCCCTCTAGCCAACCAAAGAAGAGGGGATGTAGCACCAATCCCTGGAAATTCATTAGGGGAACCACGAACTTGCCCAGCAGCATCTTTGCTTTTAAATTCACCAGGGTAGGACCAAACTAGACATGGCAAAGGCCCATCTTTTGATGGATCGTAACCTGGGGGCAGGTATAAGTTTGCTGTAAGTTGAACTCCATCCTTCCGCTGGTATCTTATCATTTCCTTATACAAGGAAGCAAGCTGAGGATATGGGTGGGGGAAATTTGTGATCTTAACTTGCTTCTTTTCTGGCCAAGTCTGCAAGTAATATTGTGTGTTTTCAGTTTTTGATTCTTTTGATGTAAGTATCTTTAACTGATCAAGGGGCAGTTCCCCATCAGTTTTGCCTGACATCAGTGCAACAACAGCTTCATAGTATTTTTCCTTGTCGCTTTCCCATATCCGCTCTTTACTTCCAGTATTTCTGCCAAAAAAGGAAACAGTTGCATCAATGTCTGGCGTATATTGGTACGATTATATTCTAGTAGAAATACAGAATATTGGTTTATGGATCTAAACATACATGTCAAACAAATCGAGGAATGGGACATTTCCTTCTGGTGTGGCACCCATCCCATTCAACAAGATGTAAGTACTTCCATCTTGTTTCTTGATCTTTGCAATGACATATGTTCCCATGGCAGTTCTTCGCATCATTGGTGAGCCAGGATCGGAGTATACATCTTCTGAAGATCGGTCAAATAAAATAAGTGGGCTGACATCTTTTTTATCAGGAGAGACCACCCATGTTCTTGTTTTCCGAGTTTTATACCAAGATTCATACACTAAAGCAAGAGATTCATCACACCAGGACATGCCTCTGCACCAACAGAATGAAAACCCGGGAGACAACAAGAGGGAAGAGTTAGTTACTAAGCAAATGTAACAAAGGGATAGTGTAAAGAATGTGTCACATTGTTTACATTTAGGCACCAAGTGCACTAGCGATTTTAATTATTAGACCTTTTACTTATATATTGTTATTCTttattcatttgaagtttcatgCTAGAAATATTGTAGCAAATGCAGTGAAGAAAAGCTTAATGATCCAACTAAAGCAGGTTAATGGATAGTTTGAAGGACGTACGCATATCGAAGGTCAAGTTTATGTAGAATCTCTGCCTGTTCACCATTTATAAGCTCAGCATTTTCCATGTAAACTATGTCACGAGGTGAAACTTCTACTTTTGCATCTCCACCATCCTGTGTCTCCACCCTGATCAAAAGGACATGTAAAACGAGCTAGAACAAATTAGGAGTAGTCCATGAAAACACTCGTATAGCACCTCTTGACAAGTGAAGTCATGCTTAACTCTCAAGTAAATGCTGTGCATGAATATCATAGAGCATACAAAAATTATAACTGACACCCTAAGAGTAAAGTTTATACATAAGAGAACTGATAATTAACATGACTTGAATGAAACGTTTACCCATACCACACTTCATCAAGACAGCATCAAGACCATGACCATCTAATCAAAATGAGATGGGAAAACAAAATCTCTGTCAATGCTTTTTATAAGGTGAGCATGCTTGATGGTACTGGGCTGGCAATGATTCCTAATTCTATACTGACCTCAACTGCTCGCATTTTGGTAAATATGTTAGTAGCACCGAAACAAACAGAATAAAAGAATGATATTCTAAAAAGAATGTAAGAGTATCGTTGGAATATAGCAAAAAAAACATATGCATTTGCATAAAATCACATGTATCATAAATCAGTTTTAAGTAAAATAGGGTTGTTAAATTTAAAGCAAAAAAAGGAATGTTACAAAATTCACTGTATATTCAAAccacatatcaaatatagtcagAACCCGGTAGGAAAGGACAAGAAAAGTTATGACTACCACGAAAGTTGATATTCTTATCTCTAAGACTATCTCTTTTTATTCAAGGTTCTGACCTCTGAGGAGTGCCTATGTTTCAACCAAGAAGTGTCCCAGGGAGAGTTATGAAAAATTCAACTATACTACTATAAAAGTTACTATTTGAAACTATTTCTTTTTTGCTTAGCTGATACATCTAGCCTAACACTCTATCCTCTTGATGAAAGGTCACAAGGTCAGGCTCTGTGGAACCAATTAAACAACATAAACTGTTTGATCAAATTGATTGGCTTTAAGGTAGTCAAAGTTTAAATCATAGAATGGTAGATTTCACCTAATTTAATATATTGTACTGTCTACATTAAAATAAGTCAATTTGTTACTATATTATGCACAAAAATATATTGTTTAATTTGTACCCATATTTTGGGCACAGAACCATCTAATATGGAAACACTTATAGCATTGCAATTTGGCGTCAATATTTGTATATGGATCACTAAAATTGGCATTTATCCCACATGTTGACCGACTGTGTGTTCACCAGACAGGTGTGGTTCAACCTGCTGGCCAGCTTCGGCTTACAGCATCTTGCACCCTCAGGCCAGCCGGTGGTGTTCCGAGATTGGTGGCATGGCGCGGCAGCGACAACAACTAAAACACAGTGCAAGGGATTCGACTCCCTTGTGATCTTAGGGGCCTGGTTGATCTAGAAACACTGCAATGATTGTGTGTTCAACGGGGCAAGCCCCAACATGTAGCTGGTCATCTGTGAGATTAAGGAGGAAGCGAGGTTGCGGAGCTTAGCCGGTGCAAAATGGATCAAAGCCATGTATCCAGGAGCATCGTCCTCTTCGTATATCTTAATGAGGCGTGAATGTGATCCAAGCAAAGGaagggtgtgtgtgtgttgtaATCGGACTGCTTTTTCTAACTCAATACAATGACGCACAGTTCTCTTgtgtgttcaagaaaaaaaaatggcatttATATGTGGAATGTGACCCTTGGAAGTAAGCTATGCATAATAAGTTAGAATGGATGGGTGCCATCTAATTTCAGTTCAGATGAAATCAAAGTTGAGACTCTTAAGTAAATATACAAGTAGGATTGATATTCTACCTCCAAATACAACAGCCCTGTATAGTTCTACGATTCTGGCACTAGAATCGGGATTTTAACTACCTAGGATGACTTCACATATTCCAACTTCCATGCAATTACTTATTCATTCGCTTACTAATACATAACTCAAGTGAACTCTATTACTCCATTATCACTTGTACAAACTTATGTAGTGAGGTTCATTTCGAAGTTACAGAATGATAAGGTCATCTGTAAACAAATGGGAAAAAACAACAATGCAAATTTTAATAAGTTATGATCAGAATGTGCTTTACATACCAACACAGAGTTGAAGGTTTGTCTGCCCTCCAATAGATCGAACGTTTTCCCTTGCGCACACTGCTCGTTGTAATTGGAATGTCCTCGGCAAGGGGCAAATCACAAAGTTCCCTAATAAACTTCCCATCTACAGTCCACAATTCAACTTTCTTTGGAAATCTCCCATAAGGTACAATGTAGGAATATGGGTGGTGGATGGAAGAAAGCATTAAGTATTTATGATCTGGTGATGGATCAATAGATGTATATACAGCTGGAGGGCCAATTGGCTTCACCGTTCCATCCAAGGAGGCTAACATGAGCTGTGAAGTTGCATAGTAATCAAATAGATCAGCATCATAATCATCTTTCAGCAGATCTTGGAAAGTTCGCACTTGGACTACATTCTTTGTCTCATTTGACTGAATTTTCGGACCAGATGGAACTGATGGCTTCTGTGGTGGAGCTCCACGTGTCACAGGAATAGTGCAGACTAGCAAAGTACAATTATTAACCCATACAAAGCTGTGACAATATCAGGAAGAACGTCATTTACAAGCAGTAACAAGGAAAGACATTGGGCATAAACATTCACCTTCACCTGTCAAAAATGGCATTTAAGTATATTTCAGGCGATATA
The nucleotide sequence above comes from Phragmites australis chromosome 4, lpPhrAust1.1, whole genome shotgun sequence. Encoded proteins:
- the LOC133916253 gene encoding probable glutamyl endopeptidase, chloroplastic isoform X1; translated protein: MSSAASRLSHIAAATGGGAAGGSNEQPPPPASAAAQEDDDLSSGAVGYCLPPKEIQDIVDAPPLPVLSFSPNKDMILFLKRRALPPLSDLARPEEKLAGMRIDGHSNTRSRMSFYTGIGIHKLLDDGTVGPEKEVHGYPEGARINFVTWSQDGRHLAFSVRVDKEDNNSGKLRVWVADVEYGVARPLFISPEIYLNAIFDSFVWVNNCTLLVCTIPVTRGAPPQKPSVPSGPKIQSNETKNVVQVRTFQDLLKDDYDADLFDYYATSQLMLASLDGTVKPIGPPAVYTSIDPSPDHKYLMLSSIHHPYSYIVPYGRFPKKVELWTVDGKFIRELCDLPLAEDIPITTSSVRKGKRSIYWRADKPSTLCWVETQDGGDAKVEVSPRDIVYMENAELINGEQAEILHKLDLRYAGMSWCDESLALVYESWYKTRKTRTWVVSPDKKDVSPLILFDRSSEDVYSDPGSPMMRRTAMGTYVIAKIKKQDGSTYILLNGMGATPEGNVPFLDLFDINTGSKERIWESDKEKYYEAVVALMSGKTDGELPLDQLKILTSKESKTENTQYYLQTWPEKKQVKITNFPHPYPQLASLYKEMIRYQRKDGVQLTANLYLPPGYDPSKDGPLPCLVWSYPGEFKSKDAAGQVRGSPNEFPGIGATSPLLWLARGFAILSGPTIPIIGEGDEEANDKYVEQLVASAEAAVEEVVKRGVAHPDKIAVGGHSYGAFMTANLLAHASHIFCCGIARSGAYNRTLTPFGFQNEDRTLWEATNTYVEMSPFMSANKIKKPILLIHGEQDNNPGTLTMQSDRFFNALKGHGALSRLVILPFESHGYSARESIMHLLWETDRWLQNYCVNGTSKADSDSAADSENKTLSATGGSAAREGLSAEGPSSVPQSLFW
- the LOC133916253 gene encoding probable glutamyl endopeptidase, chloroplastic isoform X2 yields the protein MDILTLGVECIHKLLDDGTVGPEKEVHGYPEGARINFVTWSQDGRHLAFSVRVDKEDNNSGKLRVWVADVEYGVARPLFISPEIYLNAIFDSFVWVNNCTLLVCTIPVTRGAPPQKPSVPSGPKIQSNETKNVVQVRTFQDLLKDDYDADLFDYYATSQLMLASLDGTVKPIGPPAVYTSIDPSPDHKYLMLSSIHHPYSYIVPYGRFPKKVELWTVDGKFIRELCDLPLAEDIPITTSSVRKGKRSIYWRADKPSTLCWVETQDGGDAKVEVSPRDIVYMENAELINGEQAEILHKLDLRYAGMSWCDESLALVYESWYKTRKTRTWVVSPDKKDVSPLILFDRSSEDVYSDPGSPMMRRTAMGTYVIAKIKKQDGSTYILLNGMGATPEGNVPFLDLFDINTGSKERIWESDKEKYYEAVVALMSGKTDGELPLDQLKILTSKESKTENTQYYLQTWPEKKQVKITNFPHPYPQLASLYKEMIRYQRKDGVQLTANLYLPPGYDPSKDGPLPCLVWSYPGEFKSKDAAGQVRGSPNEFPGIGATSPLLWLARGFAILSGPTIPIIGEGDEEANDKYVEQLVASAEAAVEEVVKRGVAHPDKIAVGGHSYGAFMTANLLAHASHIFCCGIARSGAYNRTLTPFGFQNEDRTLWEATNTYVEMSPFMSANKIKKPILLIHGEQDNNPGTLTMQSDRFFNALKGHGALSRLVILPFESHGYSARESIMHLLWETDRWLQNYCVNGTSKADSDSAADSENKTLSATGGSAAREGLSAEGPSSVPQSLFW